The following coding sequences lie in one Euhalothece natronophila Z-M001 genomic window:
- a CDS encoding chromophore lyase CpcT/CpeT translates to MSHATDIVTLGRWMAADFSNQEQAFINPPFFAHIRVGMRPLPVSLLSGISLFVEQAYDYMLNNPYRVRVLKLLPVEDHIEIENYTLKDSESFYGASREPERLSQLTVDNLEKLPGCNMIVHWTGHSFKGEVEPGKACKVVRKGKETYLDSTFEIDADKFISLDRGRDPETDDHVWGSVAGPFHFVRWASFADEVKSP, encoded by the coding sequence ATGTCTCACGCTACCGATATTGTAACCCTTGGTCGTTGGATGGCAGCAGATTTTAGTAACCAAGAACAAGCCTTTATTAATCCTCCTTTTTTTGCCCATATTCGAGTGGGAATGCGTCCTTTACCTGTATCACTCTTATCAGGGATTAGTTTATTTGTGGAACAAGCATACGACTATATGTTGAATAATCCTTATCGAGTGCGAGTCTTAAAATTATTACCCGTTGAGGATCATATTGAAATTGAAAACTATACCCTCAAAGATTCAGAATCATTTTATGGCGCAAGTCGGGAACCTGAACGATTGTCTCAGCTAACTGTGGATAATTTAGAAAAGCTCCCGGGGTGTAATATGATTGTGCATTGGACAGGTCATAGCTTTAAGGGAGAAGTAGAACCTGGTAAGGCGTGTAAAGTGGTTCGCAAAGGAAAGGAAACTTACCTCGATAGTACCTTTGAAATTGATGCTGACAAGTTTATTAGTTTAGATCGAGGGCGCGATCCTGAAACTGATGATCACGTTTGGGGCTCAGTTGCGGGCCCCTTTCATTTTGTGCGCTGGGCTAGTTTTGCTGATGAAGTTAAATCTCCTTAA
- a CDS encoding diflavin flavoprotein: MVALTEKTENRLTLQVADIVADTTAIRSLDWDRDRFDIEFGLQNGTTYNSFLIQGEKTALVDTSHEKFRDQYLPKLKEIVDPTTIDYIIISHTEPDHSGLVKDVLEIAPQAVVVGSKVAIQFLEGFVHQPFERQVVKTGDQLDLGKGHCLEFVNAPNLHWPDTMLTYDWGTQTLFTCDVFGMHYCSNDLLDTDLEAISPDYRFYYDCLMGPNARSVLAALKRMGKLGEVAMVANGHGPLLHYNVEELINRYRTWSENKAKGEKTVAVFYVSDYGYSDRASQAIAYGITKTGITVEMMDLLGADQQEVRELVERSNAIVIGMPPSSGEKAQEASATLGTIIASVSSKQAIGVFESYGGDDEPIDPLKTRFSDLGLKEVFPAIRITDTPGEATYKLCEEAGTDLGQWLQRDKTVKQMKSLDSDLDKAMGRLSGGLYIITAKKGDLKSAMLASWVAQASFDPPGISIAVAKDRAIEALMQVGDQFVLNILEEGNYQHLMKHFLKRFKPGADRFEGVNTQTANNGSPILTDALAYLECEVVSRMECSDHWIVYNKVNQGRVSKPESLTAVHHRKVGNHY, translated from the coding sequence ATGGTTGCTTTAACAGAAAAAACAGAAAATCGTTTAACCTTACAAGTTGCTGATATTGTTGCTGATACCACTGCCATTCGCTCTTTAGACTGGGATCGCGATCGCTTTGATATTGAGTTTGGCTTGCAAAATGGAACGACCTATAATTCTTTTCTCATTCAAGGGGAAAAAACCGCTTTAGTGGATACTTCCCATGAAAAATTCCGCGATCAATACTTGCCAAAATTAAAAGAGATTGTTGATCCCACCACCATTGATTACATCATTATTAGCCATACTGAACCCGATCATAGTGGTTTAGTGAAAGATGTTTTGGAAATTGCCCCCCAAGCGGTTGTTGTGGGAAGTAAGGTTGCTATTCAGTTTCTAGAGGGATTTGTCCATCAACCCTTTGAACGACAGGTGGTGAAAACAGGGGATCAGTTAGATTTAGGCAAGGGTCATTGTTTAGAGTTTGTCAATGCCCCGAATTTGCATTGGCCCGATACTATGTTGACTTATGATTGGGGAACGCAAACCTTATTTACCTGCGATGTGTTTGGGATGCACTATTGCAGTAATGACTTACTCGATACCGATTTAGAAGCGATTTCCCCAGACTATCGCTTTTATTATGACTGTTTGATGGGTCCGAATGCGCGATCGGTCTTAGCAGCGTTAAAACGCATGGGAAAACTTGGGGAAGTGGCAATGGTGGCAAATGGTCATGGCCCCTTGTTGCACTACAATGTAGAAGAATTAATCAATCGTTATCGCACTTGGAGTGAAAACAAGGCGAAGGGAGAAAAAACGGTTGCAGTCTTTTATGTATCAGATTATGGTTACAGCGATCGCGCTTCCCAAGCTATTGCCTACGGAATTACGAAAACAGGTATTACCGTCGAAATGATGGACTTATTAGGGGCGGATCAACAAGAAGTGCGAGAATTAGTAGAACGATCCAATGCTATTGTCATTGGAATGCCCCCCTCTAGTGGCGAGAAAGCCCAAGAAGCCAGTGCTACCCTCGGAACAATTATTGCTTCCGTATCTTCTAAACAAGCGATTGGGGTGTTTGAATCCTATGGTGGGGATGATGAACCCATTGATCCGCTCAAAACTCGTTTTTCTGATTTGGGCTTAAAAGAAGTTTTCCCAGCCATTCGCATTACCGATACCCCCGGAGAAGCCACCTATAAACTCTGTGAAGAAGCAGGAACTGACTTAGGGCAATGGTTACAGCGAGACAAAACAGTGAAGCAAATGAAGTCCCTCGATAGTGATTTAGATAAGGCGATGGGACGCTTAAGTGGGGGATTGTATATTATTACTGCCAAGAAAGGGGACTTAAAAAGTGCGATGTTAGCCTCTTGGGTTGCCCAAGCTAGCTTTGATCCCCCAGGAATTAGCATTGCAGTGGCAAAAGATCGCGCGATCGAGGCTTTAATGCAAGTGGGTGATCAATTTGTTCTCAATATTCTAGAGGAAGGGAACTATCAACACTTGATGAAACATTTTCTGAAGCGATTTAAACCTGGGGCGGATCGCTTTGAGGGCGTAAATACCCAAACGGCTAATAATGGTTCCCCCATTTTAACCGATGCCCTAGCCTATTTAGAATGTGAGGTGGTGAGTCGGATGGAATGTAGCGATCATTGGATTGTTTACAATAAGGTCAATCAAGGACGAGTGTCTAAACCAGAATCCTTAACGGCGGTTCATCATCGTAAAGTGGGCAATCACTATTAA
- a CDS encoding DnaJ C-terminal domain-containing protein, whose translation MATTDFKDYYSILGVDKKASESDIKKAYRKLALKYHPDRNPNDKEAENRFKEISEAYEVLSDPEKRKKYDQFGQYWQQADQFQQRGGTRTRTSTGFNTDMGGFDFSQYGSFEEFVDELLGRFNTGGRTRYKYQASPGGFSDFGGGFGTTADVAPDTEATIRLTFSEAFRGVQKRLSVGNEVINVRIPAGAKQGSRIRVPGKGKSSPYGQKGDLYLNVQLQPHSFFRFEDDQLVCEVPITPDEAVLGANIDVPTPDGLVSVKVPAGVRSGQSLRLRGKGWIKPNKQRGDLFVRVKITVPKDISSTERELYEKIKANRKEDPRKEIKQIRL comes from the coding sequence ATGGCAACAACAGATTTCAAAGATTATTACTCCATTCTTGGCGTTGATAAAAAGGCAAGTGAAAGTGATATCAAAAAAGCCTATCGTAAACTTGCCCTCAAATACCACCCTGATCGTAATCCCAACGATAAAGAGGCTGAGAATCGCTTTAAGGAGATTAGTGAAGCCTACGAAGTCCTTTCTGATCCTGAAAAACGAAAAAAATATGATCAATTTGGTCAATACTGGCAACAAGCGGATCAGTTTCAGCAACGCGGTGGTACCCGAACTCGAACCAGTACTGGCTTTAATACTGACATGGGAGGCTTTGACTTTAGCCAGTATGGTAGCTTTGAAGAATTTGTGGATGAACTGCTGGGACGATTTAATACCGGTGGGCGCACTCGTTACAAATATCAAGCCTCCCCGGGTGGCTTTAGCGACTTTGGGGGCGGTTTTGGTACAACTGCTGATGTTGCTCCAGATACAGAGGCTACAATTCGTTTAACTTTTAGTGAAGCATTTCGTGGAGTGCAAAAACGCCTAAGCGTAGGCAATGAAGTAATTAATGTTCGCATTCCAGCCGGAGCAAAACAGGGGAGTCGTATTCGGGTTCCAGGAAAAGGAAAAAGTAGCCCCTATGGTCAAAAGGGAGATTTATATCTGAATGTTCAATTACAACCCCATTCTTTCTTCCGCTTTGAAGACGATCAGTTAGTTTGTGAAGTCCCCATTACTCCTGATGAAGCTGTGCTCGGTGCCAATATTGATGTACCGACTCCCGATGGTCTAGTTTCAGTAAAAGTTCCAGCAGGGGTACGTTCTGGACAGTCTCTGCGACTACGAGGAAAAGGTTGGATCAAACCGAATAAGCAAAGAGGGGATCTCTTTGTGCGGGTAAAAATTACAGTTCCGAAGGATATTAGTAGTACGGAACGAGAATTATATGAAAAAATTAAAGCTAACCGCAAAGAAGACCCCCGAAAAGAGATTAAACAAATTCGTCTTTAA